TAATAAAACGGTACAACTTGCTGGCGTATCTAATCCTACTCCATTAGCCAGTCGACTATCTTTATTGGGATAGTTAGGTAAAATAACAGCTACGCGTTTTTCTTCATTTTTCTTTTCCTGTAATCTAATCCAGTTTTTTGCCAATCTTGCCATGAATTCACAAGCTGGTTCGTGAGCTTCATATTTTACAATTGTACTATCGGTAAGTTCGTCTTTTTGAACTTCTTTTTTAAAAGATACTGCTCTACCTATAATTCTTCCATCAATTTCTGGTAAAGCTACATTCATAGCAATATCTGTAGGCGGAAGACCAAACATACCTTCTTCCCAAACTGTTTTATTTGTTGTTGAAAAAATAGCTTGTAAAACAGGAATTCCTAATCTATCAAAAATAAAATCTGTAGTATCAGAAGATTTAATTGTAAATCCTGTTGTATTAATTATGGCTGCTATTTTTCTAGTGCCTGAATTTGTCATTAGTTTTTCAAGATTCACCAACGTATCAGGATCTCTCAAATTATTTGCAAAAGCTACAACAGGCTGTATGCCTTGATCTAATAAAGATCGACTTAAAACTTCTAAAGGTTCTAAGTTATTTGCTAAGAAATGCGTTCTATATGCTAATAAAATTGTTGTTGATTGATTATGATCTAAACTTGAATCTAATTCTTCTTGTGTAACAATTCCGTTTTCAAATGTATATAGAAACAAATCATCTATTTGTTCTGCTGAAACTACCTCAACAGTTTGATTGAAAAAATTCTTACGGATATAATTCAAAAAGTTAATCGCATTTGCTTTTCCTCCTTGTTGCAAATATTGTCTGCAATGATGAACCGTTTGTAATGGCACAGAAGACAACTTCATCAATTCGTAATCGGGTTCATGAGCGGGAATAAAAAGCAACACACAATTGGTTTCTTCTTGCAATTCAACTAACGATTCAACTAAATATTTATAATAGCTTATTCCGCCTAAAAGACTACAAACAATAACTTTTGCTTTTTCTAAAACATCTTCTACATAATTATCTATCGTCAATTCTTGTTTTAGATATACCAAATTGGTCATGCGTAAACTTGGCAGTGTATCACTTTCTTGAGTATAAAGTGTTCTATAAGATTCATTTACCGTGTGTATTTCGGTATCGCCTGCACTTAAAAAAACAATATCACCTGGTTTTTGTTCAATATAAAAAACTCCATCATCATCTGGATTCCAACCTCCAGGTATTGTTGCTATTAAATGCATAATTTTCTAATTTGATTACTTAATAGGGTAAAATTTTCTTTCTTATTTTCCCAAGGGGATTAATCCCCTTGGTTACCTTGAGTGTGAAGTGACTCAATGAATTCTCTCATTTCCTTACCCCAACGCGCTTCGTGTTTGTAATGATTATTTTTGATATAATTCGTGACTCTTTCTATTGAACCATCCGTTGCAGATATTTTCTTTCTATGAAATTTCTGTACCCAAACTTTCTGTTTTCCTTTTTCCCATTCTTTAAATCGCTGGAATTTATACGAAGTATATCCTTTTATATTTTTTATCTGAGTTGTCAACTCTTCTTTGTTTTCTACCTTCAGTAAAATATGAATATGGTCAGGTAAAACATTAAAACAAACTACATCTATATCATATCTTTTAAACGCTTTTTTGAATAAACTCATCATTTTTTCTAAATCATCTTCTTCAAAAATTAAAGCATCTAAATTTCTTATAAAACTAGAGGTATTATATTTTACCATTCTATCTGAAATTCGAGATTTTGCTGTCGCAAAGGTTACAAAGTAATATTCTTTATCAAGGGGTTTTCCAATGGGATTAATCCCATTGAGTCTAGTCAACCAATTAAAGTTTCCTGCTCCCCAGTACAAATGGATGTAACTTGCCATTACATTTTTGTATGAAAATACTTTAGTTGCTATTTCTTTTTCTCTTGCTGTATAAACTTTTGCTATAGAATCGTATTGATCATGAATCATCGAGGAATAATGAAATTCATGTCCCCAAATCGTTTCGTCTTCGAAAACAACTTTTCTATATCCTAAATGTAATTTCTTTTGCTCCATCGTTGTACTAAAATTAAAAACTCCCGCCATGTTAAAAGCAATTCCATCAGCATTAATAATTTGATTTCCTAAGTACATCATTCCTCCACATTCTGCTAGAATCTTAATTCCATCTTCAGCTGCGTTTTTAATAGCTGTTTTCATTTCAGCATTCGAACTTAACTGTTCTAAATATAATTCTGGATACCCTCCTGCTAAATAAATAATATCAGCATCAGGTAACTTTGTATCGTGGATTGGACTAAAAAACGTTACATCGCCTAACTGCTTTAAGTAGGCTAAGTTTTCAACATAAGTAAACGTGAAGGCTTCATCTTTAGCTACAGCTATTTTTAATTTAGTTTTTATTTTCTTGTGAAAGCCAATGGGATTAATCACACTGGTAATAGCTGTTTCTTTTTTTGCAAGGAGATGAATCTCCTTGGTAACATCATCTATTTCTGTGTTTTTAATCGAAGTTGCAACATTTAAAAGTTCTTTTATATTAGCATGTGTACCAATATGACTTGCTGCGTTTTCTATTAACTCTTCGAATTTATCTTCAATATGTAAACCTAAATGTCTCGAAGGAATTTTAATATCGTCGTTTGGAGGAATATATCCTAAAGAAGGTATTCCGACGGTTTCGCAAGCTTCTTTTAAAAACGCATAATGTGATTCTGTTTTCACAAAATTGAACAAAACTCCTGCTATTTTAACTTCAGGATCAAACGTTTTTAATCCATATAAAATAGGAGCAATGGTATATGCCATTGCTTTAGCATTCACTACTAAAACAACTGGAATATTAAGTTTCTTTGCCAATTCAGCTGAACTTCCTTGATCTTTAACTGCTCCATCAAATAATCCCATTACACCTTCTACAATAGAAATATCAGCTTCATTAGTATATTTAGTGAATACTTCTTGAATGTGTGTATCTGACATCAATACACTATCTAAGTTGATACTTGGTCTTTTAGCTGCTCTGGAATGATGAATTGTATCTATATAATCTGGTCCGCATTTAAAAGTTTGTACTTTATAGTTCTTATTACTAAAGTAACGAGCTAAACCAAGTGTTATCGTTGTTTTTCCAGAATTGCTCCAAGGAGCTGCTATTAAAAATGCCTTTGCCATAATTATAATGATGAAAAAGGTATGTATCGTAAATTTAAAACTTCTGCCAAACGTTTTGCTCTACCTAATTTCACAAAACCATTTTCTGTATCTACGATGGTGGTATTTGATAATTTAGACAAATACATTTTGTAATTTTTCACCGCAAAATCAAATGGATTTTCGTGTCCTGCATTAATCTTTCCATCTGTTAACACAAATAGTTGTACGGTTTTAATATTTATTGATTTCAACAACTCAAATACTTTTGAAAAAGCACTTCCTAAGTTTGTTTTCCCTCCTGCTCTTAATTGATAACTGACTTCATGTATTCGCTTACTATCTGTAGTAAAATATTGTAAAATTTTTGCTGATGAATTTTCTAAAACTACAATAGCATATTCTATCTTTTTTGCTGGATAAGAAACTATTGTTTTTTGAACAATTCCTTTAATATACCCTAATTGCTTATCAACTGCCATAGAAGCACTGGTGTCTAATAAAAAAACAATTTTAGCTGATGCTTTTTCAGTAATTTGTTGATATATCTTAGTAAACTTCTGTGTTACAATATAATTTTTAATTGTTTTTACTAAAGCTATACGATCTGCTTCTTTAGCTATATATGGACTCTTTATGAGTTCATTATTTGTTGGTAGTGCTACTACTTTTTTTTTTGAGGCTTGAGGAATAGAAAATTGCAATCCGTTTTTAATCTGTTCTGGAAGTTGAAACGAATTTGATCCTTGTTGAGGTTCTGTATTTTCTTTCTTCTCTTCTTCTTTTGAATTTTGCTCAGTTGAATTCTCTTTTTCCTTTGGCGGAGTAAAATCACTACTCCTATGTGCTAAAACAAAAGGTGCTATTTTATATAACATTGCTTCTGTAGTTTCGCTTTCTCCTAATAAAGCGGCATAAGCTCTAGTAGTTTTTAACAAAAGTATATCTGCTCTTAATCCTTCTACATTGGCTTCAACAGTTAATTTAGCAGCTTCATTTTGTACTTTTTCTGATAATACTACATCTACTAATTTATTTTTTGCTGAAAGAACTTCTGCTTTTAATGCTGATTCTTCTTCTTTTAGTCTTTTATAAAACTCAGTAGTATTCGTATCAAAATTTAAACGTTGTAATGCTATTTTTTTTCGAAGCGTAATATCTTTTGGTGTTGAAATAGCAACACTTAATCCGAATCTATCTTTTAGTTGTGGACGTAGTTCTCCTTCTTCAGGATTCATAGTACCAACTAAACAAAATCTGCTGTCTAACCATTCAGAAATTCCTTCTCTTTCTAAATGATATCCTCCAGATGCAGCAGCATCTAATAACACATCCATTAAATAGTCATTCAACAAGTTGATTTCATCTATATATAAAAATCCTTGATGTGATTTTGCTAATAAACCTTTATCTACAATAGTTTTTTTCTGATTAATAAGTGCTTCTAAATTTACACTTCCTAATACACGGTCTTCAGTTGCGCCAATAGGTAAGTTTACAAACGGAAAATCTTCCCCCATTAATTGACTTAATGCTCTAACTGTAGTTGTTTTTCCAGTTCCTTTATCTCCAGTAGCTAAAACTCCTCCAATAGTTGGATCTATTAGATTCAGCAGCAAGCATAATTTAAAATCATCTTGACCGACAATAGCAGTAAATGGAAAATTAATTTTGTTTTGCATACTAACCTAATAAAGTTTTATACATCCAAATACCTCCAATTATTATTGATATAATTCCTATTGATGCATTTAACCATTTGAAAATTGACATGTTACGCTCTATAAATCTACTCATTGTAAAAATAAGTACATAACTATAAGCAGCCATAGCAAAAATAACTCCCAAAGATTCTATAACTAAAATCCAAATAGCTTCTGTTATTGTGCTTGCACTAATTACCAAAGCAGATGTTAGTGCTCCACCTGTTCCTGCTAAACCATGTAACATACCAATCCAAAAGGATCTATTTATTGGATTCATTGCTATTTCCTCTCCTGATTTCCCATGCAAGTGAATCATATTATTCGGATCATGTTCGTGTTCTTCAATCTTTTTATGATCCGACATCATATCTTTTAATTTATGATTTCTTCTAATTGCTGTAATTCCTAACCAAATCATAATTGGTCCAACTGCTATTTCAGCAAAATATGAGATGTCTTCGATAAACGATAATAATACCGATCTGAATAACAATGCTATTCCTCCGAAAAGCAATAAAGTAACAGAATGCCCAAAAGCCCATTGTGAAGCTGTAAAAACAGTTTTAAAAGTTACTTTTTTCTTATTGATTGCGTTTTCCGCTGCTAATACTGAAACTGCAGAAACATGATCGGGTTCAAAAGAATGTAAAACTCCTGCAATTAATGGTCGTGTAAAGTTTAAAAAACTCATACTTTTTTATAGGATATAATTTGGTTGTTGTTGTTTATTAAATATAAATTCAATATCACATTTGGTGCTATTTTATAACAATGCTCGTAACATTTTTGAAGTAACATTTGATAAAAAGGTTCTTCTGCATCAAAAGTAAAGATTTCTTGTAACCTACCTGCCATATTTAATGCTAAAACCTTACTTGAAATTTCTTCATTATAACCAGAATCTAATGCTAGTTTGTAAATAAAATTTTTATCCCAAGTTGTTTTGTTACTGTGTGTGTTTGTATGGCCTTTAGCTAACTTAGATGCTTTACCTAGCATGATTCCCATGTTCACAACTTTTATAGCTTTCTCTTTGTGAATTTTCTCAAAAGTTTCTTGAATCCAATTTCCATAATGAATACAAGCTACTTCAGGAAAATCAGGAAAAGTACTTCGAAGTGCTTTTTCGCTTCTTGCTCCAGAATTAATTAGTAATCGAGTTTCATTATTCGCCAAGGCAACATCTATTCCTTGTTGAATACTTGCTATATATGATGCGGCTGAAAACGGAGTTACAATACCAGAAGTTCCTAAAATAGAAATCCCATGTAAAATTCCTAAACGGCTATTTAAAGTTCTCTTCGCTAGCTTTTCTCCGTCTTTTACAGAAATTTCAATAGTGACTCCTTTATCCGTAAGATTATAATCTGATAACATTTTATGACAAACTGTAGTCATCATTTTTCTAGGAACAGGATTAATTGCTGGTTCTCCAACAGCAATTTCTAATCCAGGTAAAGTTACCAAACCAACACCTTCTCCCCTTTTAAAAATAATTTCCTTTGTTGTATTGAATGAAACTGTAGTTGTAATTTCTGCTAAATGTGTAACATCAGGATCGTCACCTGCATCTTTAATGGTTGTGATTGCGCTCTTATCTTCAGAAATGATAGCATCTTTTAAGTAAAATGTTGCAGTTTCTCCTACAGGAAGCATTACTGAAACTTTTTCCTGTTTCTTTTGAGAGATTAAACCTAATAAAGCTCCTTTTACACAAGCTGTAGCACAAGCTCCTGTTGTATATCCTTTACGAAGAGGTTTATCGGGTATTTCTTGTAAATCACTCAATATATACTATAATCTTTTGATGTAATTCTTCAATAGAATTCGTACAAAGATACCTATTTGACAACAAAGGCTTTTTTAAAATAACTATTGGAATTTGAGTTTCTAGTGCGGCTGAAATTTTTTGATCTAGCTTTCCATTAACTCCGCTTTCCTTAGTAAAAATAGCTTTCGGAGCTAACTCTTTGTATAACAAAATCTCTTCTTTTACATGTTGAGGATAACCATATAACAACTGTTCTGATGGAAAATTGGCTTGTTCTGCAATAGCTCGTGAACTATCTCTGTCTAAAATTCGAAACCAAGTTGTATTCGATTTCCAATATGAAGTTAATTTATGTATAGTTTGCACTCCTGAAAGTGCCAATAAAGAATCATATTTTTTCTGTTGAAAAACAGCTATTGCTTCTTCAATAGAGCTTACATAAGTTACCAATTCATGATTGATTCTTTTTGTAAATTCTCGTTCAAATCGAATTATCGGAATTGTTATTTCAATAGCAGCAACAGTTTGGTGTAAAACTTCAGCAAAAGGATGCGAAGCATTAACAATACATTTGACTTTATTTGTAATACAAAATTGTTCTAATTCATGCTTTGTTAATGCTCCGTATATTGGAATTCCTTTACCTTGAAATGATACTTCAGTTTTGGTTGAATAGTAATACGGAATGTGAGTTTCATCTAAAAATGATGCTACTTGCTTACCTTCTGTTGTTCCTCCAAAAACTAGTATCATATTAAATTACTTTACTAATTTTTCCTTTTTTCTAAAGATATGATGCCATTTATCATCATATAACCATGAACGATTTTTTCTTGCACCAACTGCCTCTCCAACAACTATTAAAACTGTTCTTGTTAATTTATTTTCTTTAATGATTTGTGTTAATTCTGTAAGCTTTCCAGTCCACACTTGCTCATCTTTCCAGCTTACTCTATATAGAACAGCTAAAGGAGTTTCTGGTGGATAATGTTCTAGTAATTCTCCTTGAACTTTCTTTGCAATTCCTACACTTAGAAAAATACACATTGTCGCACGTAATTTTGCCATATCAGCAATATTCTCATGCTCTGGAGTTGGTGTATTTCCTTCGCCTCTTGTTAAAATTATAGTTTGCGCTACTTCTGGAATGGTAAATTCTGATTTTAAATATGCTGCTGCTGCTTGGAATGAAGAAATTCCAGGAACGATATAATAATCGTATCCTTTAGCGTCAAAAATTGTCATTTGTTCTTGAACCGCTCCATATATTGAAGGATCTCCTGAATGTAAACGAACAATTTTCTTTCCTTGTGCATAATAATCATCTATAATATCGATTTGCTCTTCTAAAGTCATAGAAGCAGAATTACGAACTAACGCTCCTTCTTTAGCCATATGAGTTAACTCTTCTGGAACTAAACTACCTGCATATAAAATACAATCTGCAACCTCTAAAATAGCACGACCTTTTAAGGTTAATAAATCAGGATCTCCAGAACCAGCTCCAACAATTGCTATACTTGGTTTTCTAGCAAAATCAGAAACTAAACTAATTGCATAGGTGAATTTTTTACCAGAATCAGTATTT
This genomic stretch from Tenacibaculum jejuense harbors:
- a CDS encoding sulfite exporter TauE/SafE family protein; the encoded protein is MSFLNFTRPLIAGVLHSFEPDHVSAVSVLAAENAINKKKVTFKTVFTASQWAFGHSVTLLLFGGIALLFRSVLLSFIEDISYFAEIAVGPIMIWLGITAIRRNHKLKDMMSDHKKIEEHEHDPNNMIHLHGKSGEEIAMNPINRSFWIGMLHGLAGTGGALTSALVISASTITEAIWILVIESLGVIFAMAAYSYVLIFTMSRFIERNMSIFKWLNASIGIISIIIGGIWMYKTLLG
- a CDS encoding precorrin-6A/cobalt-precorrin-6A reductase, yielding MILVFGGTTEGKQVASFLDETHIPYYYSTKTEVSFQGKGIPIYGALTKHELEQFCITNKVKCIVNASHPFAEVLHQTVAAIEITIPIIRFEREFTKRINHELVTYVSSIEEAIAVFQQKKYDSLLALSGVQTIHKLTSYWKSNTTWFRILDRDSSRAIAEQANFPSEQLLYGYPQHVKEEILLYKELAPKAIFTKESGVNGKLDQKISAALETQIPIVILKKPLLSNRYLCTNSIEELHQKIIVYIE
- a CDS encoding AAA family ATPase; this encodes MQNKINFPFTAIVGQDDFKLCLLLNLIDPTIGGVLATGDKGTGKTTTVRALSQLMGEDFPFVNLPIGATEDRVLGSVNLEALINQKKTIVDKGLLAKSHQGFLYIDEINLLNDYLMDVLLDAAASGGYHLEREGISEWLDSRFCLVGTMNPEEGELRPQLKDRFGLSVAISTPKDITLRKKIALQRLNFDTNTTEFYKRLKEEESALKAEVLSAKNKLVDVVLSEKVQNEAAKLTVEANVEGLRADILLLKTTRAYAALLGESETTEAMLYKIAPFVLAHRSSDFTPPKEKENSTEQNSKEEEKKENTEPQQGSNSFQLPEQIKNGLQFSIPQASKKKVVALPTNNELIKSPYIAKEADRIALVKTIKNYIVTQKFTKIYQQITEKASAKIVFLLDTSASMAVDKQLGYIKGIVQKTIVSYPAKKIEYAIVVLENSSAKILQYFTTDSKRIHEVSYQLRAGGKTNLGSAFSKVFELLKSINIKTVQLFVLTDGKINAGHENPFDFAVKNYKMYLSKLSNTTIVDTENGFVKLGRAKRLAEVLNLRYIPFSSL
- a CDS encoding cobyrinate a,c-diamide synthase, which produces MAKAFLIAAPWSNSGKTTITLGLARYFSNKNYKVQTFKCGPDYIDTIHHSRAAKRPSINLDSVLMSDTHIQEVFTKYTNEADISIVEGVMGLFDGAVKDQGSSAELAKKLNIPVVLVVNAKAMAYTIAPILYGLKTFDPEVKIAGVLFNFVKTESHYAFLKEACETVGIPSLGYIPPNDDIKIPSRHLGLHIEDKFEELIENAASHIGTHANIKELLNVATSIKNTEIDDVTKEIHLLAKKETAITSVINPIGFHKKIKTKLKIAVAKDEAFTFTYVENLAYLKQLGDVTFFSPIHDTKLPDADIIYLAGGYPELYLEQLSSNAEMKTAIKNAAEDGIKILAECGGMMYLGNQIINADGIAFNMAGVFNFSTTMEQKKLHLGYRKVVFEDETIWGHEFHYSSMIHDQYDSIAKVYTAREKEIATKVFSYKNVMASYIHLYWGAGNFNWLTRLNGINPIGKPLDKEYYFVTFATAKSRISDRMVKYNTSSFIRNLDALIFEEDDLEKMMSLFKKAFKRYDIDVVCFNVLPDHIHILLKVENKEELTTQIKNIKGYTSYKFQRFKEWEKGKQKVWVQKFHRKKISATDGSIERVTNYIKNNHYKHEARWGKEMREFIESLHTQGNQGD
- a CDS encoding cobalt-precorrin-5B (C(1))-methyltransferase, with protein sequence MSDLQEIPDKPLRKGYTTGACATACVKGALLGLISQKKQEKVSVMLPVGETATFYLKDAIISEDKSAITTIKDAGDDPDVTHLAEITTTVSFNTTKEIIFKRGEGVGLVTLPGLEIAVGEPAINPVPRKMMTTVCHKMLSDYNLTDKGVTIEISVKDGEKLAKRTLNSRLGILHGISILGTSGIVTPFSAASYIASIQQGIDVALANNETRLLINSGARSEKALRSTFPDFPEVACIHYGNWIQETFEKIHKEKAIKVVNMGIMLGKASKLAKGHTNTHSNKTTWDKNFIYKLALDSGYNEEISSKVLALNMAGRLQEIFTFDAEEPFYQMLLQKCYEHCYKIAPNVILNLYLINNNNQIISYKKV